TGCACCGTCCGTCTGGACGGTATATATATACCGTCCAGACGGACGGTGTGTCAACAGAAAAATCCTGGGTTTGGGGTTCAGGGTTCAAGGTTTAGAAAAAAAAAGGACATCAAGGACCAAAAAGACATAAAGGACATAAATTCAAAAACCCGGAACCCGAAATCCTGACAAGATGACCGACTGACAAGGTGACAAGATGATTTCTTTCATCCTTCATCCCTCATCCCTTCAGGAACCCGGAACCCGAAGACTCACACCCAAAATTCAATTTCGACCTTTTTCTCAGGCAGCAGGCGTGGGTCACGACCAGCGGCAAGTTCGTTGCGGATTGATTCAATCAAGACGTGGATGGTGTCGGCTTCGGTGTTGGAAAATTCAGCTCCAAACTGGCGAATCGTCTGCATCTGGTTGTTCAAAATAGCAATATCCTGGTCAATGATACGTTGGGCCAACCAGCGAATCAGTGGCCGTGCCGGGAGATTCCAGATACCATAGTTGTAGGTCAAATCCGTATAAACCAGCGTTTCGTCATCACTCACTGGAATTGATTGTGAAGTAATGATAAAGCGTCGTTTTTGGCTGAAAATATAATCAACCGAAGTGATATTTGGCAGATGGAATGAATCAGTGTGCTGGATTTCGCGAGCCGTGGGGTTCAGAAACTTTGAAAACCACCCAAAATTGGACCGTTCGTTGTGATACGCAACCACCACGGAACCGTTTTTTCGGGTGATCTGAGCGGTAAATCGTTCGGCTTTGGCATCGCGGAAAATGCGGGGATGAACAAAGGTGGTATGCGGAATATCAACAAAATTCTCGACACAATTGGTCACGGTATTGTGAAAGCGGTTTTTAAGTCGAATAGCTGCCCAACCAGGAGTTCCATAAAAGGGAATCGCAAAGGGGGAAAACTGATGTTCGCAGGTTTGGGAGAGCCTGACATAGAGATACCCATCCTGCTCACATACCGGAAAGCTCCGAGCACAACGATTTTTTCGAACTTTGCTTTCCGGGCCTTCAGATGGAACACTTACCACCTGTCCCATTCCATCATAGATCCAGCCGTGATACCCACACTGAAGCTTCCCGGCATGTACTTTTCCAGTTGAAAGCTGTGCACAGCGATGCAGACAGCGATCTTCGAGCGCGACTGGGCGGCCCGTCTCATCCCGAAACAAAACGAGCCATTCGTCCAAAATTTGAACCGGCCAGAGGCAATCTGATCGGAGGTCTTTTGATTCGGCAGCAATGTACCAGAAGTCTTTGAAATCCATGGGTGGTTAGATGGGGCTGAAAAAACCGGGGCTCAGGGCTCAGCCCTGGTTTTCTCATCCCAGGTATTTCACCTTCAAGGAAGCTGTCAATTGCAATTGACAGGCAAGC
This genomic stretch from Acidobacteriota bacterium harbors:
- a CDS encoding aromatic ring-hydroxylating dioxygenase subunit alpha gives rise to the protein MDFKDFWYIAAESKDLRSDCLWPVQILDEWLVLFRDETGRPVALEDRCLHRCAQLSTGKVHAGKLQCGYHGWIYDGMGQVVSVPSEGPESKVRKNRCARSFPVCEQDGYLYVRLSQTCEHQFSPFAIPFYGTPGWAAIRLKNRFHNTVTNCVENFVDIPHTTFVHPRIFRDAKAERFTAQITRKNGSVVVAYHNERSNFGWFSKFLNPTAREIQHTDSFHLPNITSVDYIFSQKRRFIITSQSIPVSDDETLVYTDLTYNYGIWNLPARPLIRWLAQRIIDQDIAILNNQMQTIRQFGAEFSNTEADTIHVLIESIRNELAAGRDPRLLPEKKVEIEFWV